The DNA region TGAACATATTGTACAGTGTACTGTGTTATCATTTAAAATAGTAAACTCAAACTGAGACATATGTTGATTTACCGATTTAATGAAATCCAATACCAATAAATTCCACCTGAAGCTTATGACGTTACGTTTTAGGCTGTAGGATTGCATTATTTTGAggatgtttctaatattctgttTCCCTCAGCAAATGgggtgaaaaaaggcagaaaatgttgttaaattgaGCATGTTACTCAAAAATCATGTATGTTCATCACTGGATCAAACATTTTCTTGGCAAGGTAGGTTTGACTGAGAATGTGAGTGAGATCAccattttaatttactgtgtatatatagtgtGATTGGAAAAATACtagaaaaatactaaaaataagGATAAAACTACCATGGTTTGCGGCCTCCTTCCCAACACAGCAAACCATGCTGAGAATGCACTCATGCTTGTTGTaagaaatattacaataaataaacatagcTACCCAGTTGCATGTGTGGAGCCATGTGAATGTAACATCTGGGGATCTAACCTGTAATCAGACTGGAGGTGATGAGAGGAAGCATCAACATTTGTAGCATTTGCATCAACAGCTCTCCAGGAAAGGTGAAGTATTTTATATCTCTGGCTGTCATGTTACTAGATTGCAGAGCAAAGCCCAGGCTAATCCCTgagagaaatataaacaaaggTCAACATGTCAGTGTGTCTATCACATGACTGGTTCATCTAGAGAAAATACCAAATgcagtaaaatttaaaaaaagcactgCCGAATAACTCCTTCAGTGTAATACAGTAGCCACATAGAGTAATTATGTGAATTCAGAAAGAGatatgacaaacaaaataacatttagtcTGTCATAATTACTGCAGGCATGGCGTCAAAGTTAACAACATGAGTTAGTATTTAAGTTAAGAGCCATCGTTAAATGCtataacatttcatttttaaggGCAGAATAaccaatgttttaaaaaaaataatgcctCATGATGTTTAGGCAGTGAAATTTCTGTGCAGCATTCTGGGAAACCATTCAcccatacagtatatactgtaaacagAACGATATACAGCATATACATTTGTCCAGATGGATTTATGTGAGCAGTAAACACCTGAAACGTTTTGTTCCAAATATACATGTGCACAATGTATGAAATCTCTTAAAGTCACTGAAAGACTAAGAATACTATGCGTTAGTACTAAAGTTAGAACTCATCTTAAGACATTTACACATAAAGTAATTTGTGGAAAGAGGTGTCATTTTGGTTTCTCTTTATGATtgttaaatttaagactttttaaaaccTTACTAAAACCACATTGAATTTCATTTAATACCTGTTTCATGATCATACTAACAATAATTCCTGATAAGCAGCAGATAATTGATATGGATATATTAACCAATGAAAAATGATTCAtaatttaagttaatttaagGTTTCGCTAAACTTGACACTTTCCTATTATGAGACAATGAGCTTCCTTTAGCTTCTGTAGCGagcagtagtgacagtgtttgctatAAGTCCGATGATTCTGACTGAAACGCCACAAAAATAGCACTGAACAGCCTACTGCGCACACAATTTACATAAAACCTTTGTTTGTGTCACTTAAACCATCATTGTTCTACCGAATGTCTTCCTCATTGCTCATGCCAAGTACAATAAAGTGAGGTGAAAGTGGAATACATGCATCAGTCATAGAGTACTGGTGTACATCTGCTATTCTAAATTATGATGGCAGGATAAAAGGCAAAGTTTGATTTCAGTGCCTCAAGTCATGCTTGCCACTCATAATTTTTGTGCAAGTTTTAGGTCAAATAGATACATATAATACCTGACCTAAaattgaaagtgaaaatgtacTCAGTAATTGgataaatatcaaataatcaAGTTCTTAGCTGAAACAAAACTGGTCTCCCATCAAAAAGTCTATTTGCCCACTACAAAACCCTGTCTCTAAAGAGTGTAACCTGAGCAGAGACTGAGGCGTTGGCCATAGAGTGGCACTAAAGGGGGTTGATACCACTTGGCATGATGCTGGACGACAGCCCTTGTTCATTGTCAAAGGGGCTGCTATTCACAATGGAGAAAACGATGAAATGCTGCCATTATAATGGGGACCAAAGGGCCCTGTAACTGCCCGACACCTGATATTCTCTTTGGCTCTGGCTTCCTTCTGTCCCAGTATTTCATATCTGACATATCCACACACCCTAAAAAACACTTGATGTTGGAGCAGCGATGGACCTGAGGCTTGGTGTTAGTGTGCTCAGACATGGGGAATAAACAGACCATCTTTACAGCACAGCAGCTAGATGCCTATCAGGTTGGTGTCAATCCTATTTCTTTCTGAATGAGACGATTAGCCTCACTCACTCTAACGGTGCTTCTCTTATCAGTATTACCTACAGGCATCTGTTAACAAGGTTGATACACTTACCAGacttttttgtaattattttactttttattaacaaaaagaagaagatccAGGGTCATGTGGCGCACCCCTTCAGGGTAGTGTTGAACTAAGTCAAAGCTTTCCTGATGGTGTTTGtggatttaatattttgtttgccACAACCTCCAACCTTACTGTCTTTAGACAGTCAACACTTCAGAGGCAATTTGAGGTCTAAAGTTAGTGACAGGATGCTTAGAgttaatggaatatttttaatCAAGTGTTAACAATTTTGAATTGTGCTATCTGTTTGCATATGAACCAGTGGTGGAGGGTAACTGAGAACATTTTCTCTACTTAGTTACCTCACtgtagtactgtacttaagtattattttgaggtacttgtactttcatTGAGTATTTCCAGTTGATGtgactttatacttctactccactacatttcagagggaaatgtactttttttaaacttacacaaaaaacacatgattatCTTAGAATATATGAAGTATTGTTATAGATGAAACTAtccaaaagtatataaagtggttaaataaatgtttatatgttaatgcatcaataactaCGGaccaataatataaaaacacaacactgacctgggccattctgcatattGAGTActattacttttgatacttaacattttttagtatttttatagtgtggcATTGCTActattacttgagtaaatatataaatacttcttccaccactgtgtaaaacaagaaatttaGCACCAGACTGTATAAGAACAGCTGCATCATAATGTTCTTTGCAATAATTTTACTTTCCTGCCATGATCTGATTGTATTTACAGGactgtacatattttacaagaaaagaaATTCTCAGGTGAGCAAATTATTTCACTGATATCAAAATGGTTCTAAATCTTAATATATCTGAGTCATTGCTGGTGTAACACTGCTGACACAGCTGTTATTTTGTACTGTTCTGCACAATACTACACTGTAACTCTAAACTACAGTATCAGGAGACCTGTGCTACCGTGGGGCAGGCTACCATTGAGATCACATGGTATTTAAAATCTTGCTTCAGAACTTTACTGTACTGAAAGTATTTGAGTTGACCACAAAAGAGAAAACTAGACTGCAGGTGAATAATAGGAGCTTTCTAACTTAACTTTTCTTAATTGCCAATTGCCCCATATAATACACAACTACATAACACAGAAGATATGTAAGTAAATTTTTAAACCTTTCCTAGACTGTTTGACCGCTATCGGGATTTGGCACCGCAGCTCGTTCCCCTTGACTACACCAACCAACCAGATGTGAAGTTACCATATGAGCTGATTGGCAGCATGCCAGAGCTGAAGGTAGACCCACACACACCCTACAGACCCGCTCTCTCCCTGTGTTCCCAATCCATAATTAATGGCCAACTAATCGACAGAATTCTTTGAAAGGTTATATGTTACCCGACTCCTTTAAACTTGAAGAATGCTGGTGAGTCCCTCAGGGCACACTTGTTGGAAATGGGTCAATTATATGCCTCTTTACACAATGACAGCAAGGTAAACAGGTGCGTTAACATGCTGGTAACTAACATAgcctgagaaagagaaagttagATTGTGAAGATTATAGTTTCCCTCATAGTCTTTCATTATTCCAAATCGTGACAATTTAATAGCTTTCTTGAATTCtcattgtaaaaacaaacatacatgagATATAAACCGAACAAAAAGACAATCATGGAGCACAGGAAAGCCATCAAATCAAACAAGCACCAGATCATAGTTCTGTATGATTAACTGCACTGAATTGTTTACAGTGGTTTTATCAGACTGTTACAGAGGTACTGGTGTCCTTTCTGTCCAGGACAACCCATTTCGTCAGAGGATTGCTGAGGTTTTCTCTGAGGACGGAGAGGGAAACATGACACTGGACGACTTCTTGGACATGTTTTCAGTCATGAGTGAGATGGCTCCTCGTGACCTCAAGGCTTACTACGCTTTCAAAATTTATGGTAAAATATCCGAAGAAGTGgtacaatttaaaaattaatcatGTCAAGGAGTTCTGATTGACATTATGTTTTGTTGAAATTGGCTTCATGTCCTTATTATTTGGGGTCCCACAGATTCTActgctgtaaaaataataataattgaaattaaatactttatggtcatttcaaAATACTGAAATGACCATAAAGCATTGTTGCTACACCAAATAAGGAAACATCGTAcgtattttatatataaataaaagcgctatgtatgaaaaatatatattccttTTTTTTGCCAAGAAGTCATTCACAGACcatgaaatgtacagtatgtaatccTACATAGTGACTTTACATATATTTGAGGTCAGTTAGACCTCTTTCCAACAAAGAGTTAtgctttaaaataatagtaaaataataataacagaaatcCAAACAGACTTATTTAGAATGTGGGCAGGGGTAGTGCTGTGAAAAAAGTAGTGTCAACGCCAATCACAGATATAGAACATATGAATTTCCATTGTACTTAACCAGATAGGGTTAAGAAATAAAGCATGATTTTCTATAAAGGAATCAGTTCAGAATTATGTTTATAAGTAAATCTCCTAAAATTTGGAGAAGTCAATAAGTATCAtggtgataaaacaatgttaagaaTGGGAAAGTGCCTGGGGTCTCCAGGACCCCAAACAGAAGATTAGGGTTCTCATGCAACTACAGAGTGTTAAGAAGCCCTCTGATACCAAAATAGGCCCCACTTTTTTGCAACAAAACAGTTAAATCCCAAAATTTTAACTATGAACTAATATATAAGTAAGTTCAATAACAGTAGATGAAACAtctttttaatgtaaacatGGTACAAGAATATGAAAAGGGAGCATCGTGAAGGCCTTTGGCGCTGTAAGCACGACAGATGGTGCACGAAATGTAATAAATGATTAACCGGCCCATTATAGAGGCAAAGAGCTTGTCAAAGCACAGTTTGTGCTCAGCACTAGGCCCCCCCTAATAACACTGACAGATGAAGAAGTTACATACACATCGCCATGGTCATGGGTCAAGTaaactttttaataataaaataatgttatgaTGAACTAGACTGATGAGGATGCATGGGCTCAGATACCTGAAGTGACCTTTCTAATGAAGGGCTGGGTGTGTTGGGTGACTATGTAAGGCTGGACATATATGTTTAATCAATGCCTTAAGTATACATCAATATATTAACATGATGCTAACAATGCAGTTTCCACCTTGACAATCAAGTTGTGGGGAAAACAAAGAATTTATGCAATTTTATTTGGCAAGAGGTTCGAATTGAATACACTGAATATTGTCACAAAATAGCAGCTGCCAAAATAGGTATCCCTCAGTGGGAATTACTTCAGAATATATGAGGATATCTCTACAGCTCTACCTGTTTATTAAATTGTTTGgcccataaaatgtcagaaaatagtgaaaaatgtccacaatCTCCTAAAACCCAAGTCGACATATTCAAACAGCTTGGTTTGTCCGACCACATTaatccaaaacctaaagatatttagAAAATGCAATAGAAAACCAAAtactcacattggagaagcagGAAGCAATGGATTATAGGTATTTTTGCTTGTAGAATGACTtgaatgattatcaaaatagttgctggaTTAATCAACCAATCATTTCACCTCTAGATATCTccttcttttccattttctgcaagATTTCAACAATGATGACTTCATCTGCAAGTCAGACCTGGAGAAGACACTGAACAAACTGACCCGTAATGAGCTGACAGAAGACGAGGTGAGGATGGTGTGTGAAAAGGTGATAGATGAGGCTGACCTGGATAACGATGGACGTCTGTCACTGGAGGATTTCCAGCATATGATTGTTCGAGCTCCAGATTTCCTCAGGTAGGCCAATGGGGACCATTTACCTTAAGATGTAATGAAGGGTAAACCCACCTACACACAGTACATAAGAACacgtttattttattttatattttgctttGTATCAATGATTGTAATCCAATATGAATTtacttacatttgtttttaacccTGCCTTCTAATGAGGAAATCAAACCAGAACTATTGTAATTTCTGTTCACAGCACCTTCCACATAAGGATATAAAGAAATGAAGCAATTAcgtgcatttttttatttgaatagcaCCCAAGGACAGACTTATAACGCTGCAGAATGTCTGGACATCTCGACCAAAAACCACAAATCATCTTGTGAATGCCtagatttttgctttttattttgtaaaaaaaaactgtaaccaAAAACATTCTGATCTTCATCAGAGATCATCAGACTTTAGCATCCAGAGTAAATACTATGAGTAGCTATGAACTGTCTTGTCTTTAATGGGAGCATCACTGTGAACATCGTAGATTTGCTGTACTAACATACTGAGTCCTCATCcaatttttattgtattattgcaAATGCAGAAATGACACCAGTCATGGCGTGACTGCAGGTCTGTCATCAGGTGGTGGCATCTACCAATCCATCAAGACAAGGCTCATTACTTATGACCATCATCAGTagatttgtgttttgtatataaagGGGTTCAGTTACACCAGactataaaagaaacacatgcCAGAATATTCCAGTAGGTCATAGCAGGCCAATAAAAGGAGAGCCATTTGTCATGAAAGCAGTCAAGTTCCATTGTGGGAGTGTAGGGTCAACTGACAGTTTAGTTTCCTCT from Siniperca chuatsi isolate FFG_IHB_CAS linkage group LG13, ASM2008510v1, whole genome shotgun sequence includes:
- the cib3 gene encoding calcium and integrin-binding family member 3, whose translation is MGNKQTIFTAQQLDAYQDCTYFTRKEILRLFDRYRDLAPQLVPLDYTNQPDVKLPYELIGSMPELKDNPFRQRIAEVFSEDGEGNMTLDDFLDMFSVMSEMAPRDLKAYYAFKIYDFNNDDFICKSDLEKTLNKLTRNELTEDEVRMVCEKVIDEADLDNDGRLSLEDFQHMIVRAPDFLSTFHIRI